A region of Dermabacter vaginalis DNA encodes the following proteins:
- a CDS encoding HPr family phosphocarrier protein yields MAERTVKIAAASGLHARPAAIFSKAAGEQPAKVTIEKVGGAPIDASSILMLMTLGAGHGDEVVLRAEGDGAEESINALAELLETDLDAQA; encoded by the coding sequence ATGGCAGAACGCACCGTCAAGATTGCGGCCGCTTCCGGGCTCCACGCCCGCCCCGCCGCTATTTTTTCGAAGGCCGCGGGTGAGCAGCCCGCAAAGGTGACGATCGAGAAGGTCGGCGGTGCGCCGATCGATGCTTCCTCGATCCTTATGCTCATGACACTCGGAGCTGGCCACGGCGACGAGGTCGTGCTGCGCGCCGAGGGCGATGGCGCGGAGGAGTCAATCAACGCTCTTGCGGAACTCCTCGAGACGGATCTCGACGCGCAGGCCTAA
- a CDS encoding PTS sugar transporter subunit IIA produces the protein MNISQRREGSEHEAPRWVCDVTRDLGKGSPSASGEAVILSPNAIRVPGLARTQSEAIEEAGDLLVELEAIDPAYVEAMHEREVEVSTFMGHGVAVPHATSEAKRSIHRTAMSVVKYDEPIPWGDDGEEKVSYVVAIAGIGDDHLMLLQAISQVFAEEDRRRALSEAEAPLEILAVFDPDFEEIRGL, from the coding sequence ATGAACATTTCACAACGACGTGAAGGATCGGAGCACGAAGCCCCCCGGTGGGTATGCGATGTCACGCGCGATCTCGGGAAGGGCTCCCCCTCGGCCTCGGGCGAGGCGGTGATCTTATCGCCCAATGCCATTCGGGTTCCGGGCCTTGCACGCACTCAGAGCGAAGCGATCGAGGAGGCGGGCGACCTTCTCGTCGAGCTTGAGGCAATTGATCCCGCGTACGTCGAGGCGATGCATGAGCGCGAGGTCGAGGTTTCGACGTTCATGGGGCACGGCGTCGCGGTGCCTCACGCAACGAGCGAGGCAAAGCGCAGCATTCACCGCACCGCGATGAGCGTCGTGAAGTATGACGAGCCGATTCCGTGGGGCGACGATGGCGAGGAAAAGGTTTCCTATGTCGTGGCGATTGCGGGCATCGGCGATGACCATCTCATGCTCCTTCAGGCGATCTCGCAGGTCTTCGCCGAGGAGGATCGTCGCCGAGCGTTAAGCGAGGCGGAGGCTCCCCTGGAGATCCTTGCGGTTTTTGATCCTGACTTCGAGGAGATCCGCGGGCTATGA
- a CDS encoding GtrA family protein, with protein MTVKDSPSRTAALAHALRGSKFLIVGGLVFFFDAAMYNVLVFWSPTHGWGEGLMHGQPILAKIVTIAAASCLTYLGNRFWTYGDRGKPHTAKSIVAFIIVNVIASALQLGCLGFSRYILGLDSALADNVSGTFIGQVVSTTFRYFTYGRFVFPEAKGSDAT; from the coding sequence GTGACCGTGAAGGATTCCCCGTCGAGAACTGCTGCCCTCGCCCATGCGTTGCGGGGCTCGAAGTTTCTCATCGTGGGCGGCCTCGTGTTCTTCTTTGATGCGGCGATGTACAACGTGCTCGTGTTTTGGAGCCCGACGCACGGCTGGGGCGAGGGCCTCATGCATGGCCAGCCGATCCTCGCGAAGATCGTGACGATTGCCGCGGCCAGCTGCCTCACCTATCTTGGAAATCGCTTTTGGACGTACGGGGATCGCGGTAAGCCGCACACGGCGAAATCGATTGTCGCGTTCATTATCGTGAATGTGATCGCGAGCGCGCTGCAGCTCGGTTGCCTGGGATTTTCTCGCTACATTCTTGGGCTCGATTCGGCCCTCGCGGATAACGTGAGCGGCACGTTCATCGGTCAGGTGGTGTCCACGACGTTCCGGTACTTCACGTATGGCCGGTTCGTTTTTCCGGAGGCGAAGGGGTCCGACGCCACCTAG